From one Oceanimonas doudoroffii genomic stretch:
- a CDS encoding peptide-methionine (S)-S-oxide reductase: MYRVWLWATLWWLPACLAQGAQQAVFAGGSFWVMEALFSDRPGIERVETGWMQSGPGTARRQVVRVHYNDAMLTYGDLLTLYWQAVDIHDGEGQYCDRGREFTPALYVRNALQLKWARQSRARLALTGERTPAVRILPSAEFEPAASRHQDYQARHPLLYFAYRRMCGYPDGGAFSLQPLLTGRSPASGQ, encoded by the coding sequence ATGTATCGGGTTTGGCTGTGGGCGACGCTGTGGTGGTTGCCGGCATGTTTGGCGCAAGGCGCTCAGCAGGCGGTGTTTGCCGGTGGCAGTTTCTGGGTGATGGAGGCCCTGTTCAGCGACCGCCCCGGCATTGAGCGGGTCGAAACCGGCTGGATGCAGTCCGGGCCGGGCACGGCGCGGCGGCAGGTGGTGCGGGTGCACTACAACGATGCCATGCTCACCTATGGTGATCTGCTCACCCTCTACTGGCAGGCGGTGGATATACACGACGGTGAAGGGCAATATTGCGACCGGGGCAGGGAATTTACCCCGGCGCTCTACGTGCGTAATGCCCTGCAGCTGAAATGGGCCCGGCAAAGCCGTGCCCGGCTGGCCCTGACCGGCGAACGCACACCGGCGGTGCGCATTCTGCCCTCGGCGGAATTTGAGCCGGCGGCCTCACGGCATCAGGATTACCAGGCCCGGCATCCGCTGCTCTATTTTGCCTACCGGCGCATGTGCGGTTATCCCGACGGCGGCGCGTTCAGCCTGCAACCGTTG